Part of the Quercus robur chromosome 5, dhQueRobu3.1, whole genome shotgun sequence genome, TTATTTCCGTTGTGTACTCTCAGATTTCAAAAATTTGTCGAAGCTAAGCAAGTTGAAGCACCTAGACCTCCGTGGCAATCATTTCGACGAAGGGATTTTAAGATCTTTGGGTGCACTGTCAGCGCTTACATCCTTGAAATTGGATAATAATGAAATGGAGGGCCCCCTTTATGACCAAGGTAATGCAAGGTTCTTTTGGTTCTTACacccaaaataaagaattaataaacaaataatatatatgaaaagagtgGTTGATGGAGAGTGGGACTACTAAAACGTTACTCAAAAGTTGTTTggtcttccaaaaataaacacGTGAGGACTTCGTTATTTGGACAGAAGTTGACTGCTGCCCTGCTTTTcgatatatatattatttaacgTTACAATAAATAATGCTCTGCTTCTTCTAAATTTGTTGTATTCATATTGCTGCATATCTTGCTAGTCTAAGAAGCTTGGAGGTCCTCAATTTAGCTGACAATTATTTCAATGGTTCTTTGCCAAAATGTaatggatttttctttgttctctttTACTTCTTGTCCTCTCTCCCTCCTAAATTCTATGGTTGAATTAGCTTTGGGTGCATGTCTATATAATGGTCATGTTCAAATTACACtacttaataattttgtatttgatgaggatttttttttttttttgaaaaatccacACTTTGAATACATTAtttaatatctctctctctctctctctctctctctaagaaaaGGGTTGTTGATGGGAGAGTGGGACTACTAAAACATTACTCTAAGTTGTTTGGTCTCCCAAaccactacatgataatctagaaatcgaTCTTGTTTTCATGGAAcatatttgttttaaaatcTAAAGCATGCTTGTCTTTGCttcttaaatataaaattaaatcatcaattgtatctattggcaaacaaatcacaagaggtatccaattttaaaatcaagaaataataaaccaaacattcaatcaattaagataaatcctaaatcatgagaaaaacatgattgaactcatattgAGAATCCTATCTTAGTCAATTAATATGAAGTAAGAATAGtttaatcattaaagaacaatcattatgggaaaaatcaaatctcaaAATAAATACCGATAATCCTTAAGAAAGTTTAATCCAAAccttaattgaaaatttagctactcatggtaattgaaaaaaaaaaaaatactaaacattaaactcaacaaatataataaaatagagaaagaaatagttACTATACATGGAAGAAAGCCACAAAGGCAGCCACCATTGCGGCTCCCCTGCCTCTCTatccttctcttcttttttcttcttaccCACAAACTGACATAAAGCCTTCATATAAGAGAACACACTACTAATACAAGTTGCACAAGGAGTAAACCCCCCTCCCcgacccccaaaaaaagaaggaaatttgGAATGGGAAATTCGTCAAATTTTCATGCCCATGTTGCAAAGGTGTAGCCCTTTGAGTTAAATTTCCTATCCAACTTGAATCATTGCAATCCAATATCTGAACTGAGAGTTATACTCAAAATACTGAGACCTATGCAGaaagattctgattttggattttgacatttttttttctccaattgGCTTCTTTTCTTAATCGGTTAAAATTCTCCACATCTTGTAGGTCTTTGAGTTTGAGTTGGGTTCAGCCCACTTGAGTTAGAGTCTATCCTTATGCCTTAAATAAAGTCCATTAGCATGTAAATTCTCAGTTACTAATAAAACATAGATAACTCAAAATTTGTCACTAATcatcataaaaataaagataaagatacGAATATAAGAGtactttattatatttatttcatatatattgAAACACAGAACACAACATATATGTTGGTTTAATTGTGGGCTACTAaatatcttattattattctctttacttcttcttcttctcctctctttctcctaAATTATGGTTGAATTAGCTTTGGGTACATGTCTATATAATGGTCATGTTCAAATTACACTACTTAATGACCAAGGTAATGCAAGGTTCTTTTGGTTCCTACACTCAAaataaagaattaataaacaaataaaatcttgtCTGGATAATGTTTATTAAGATCTAATCTAGCTTGTAagtgcaaagaaaataaaagaataaatttggaaatatatatatatatatatatatatatatataaagaaaagagtGGTTGATGCGAGAGTGGGACTACTAAAACGTTACTCAAAGTTGTTTggtcttccaaaaataaacacATAAGGATTTGGGAAGAAGTTGACTACTGCCTTGCTTTTCAATATATAActgtatatattatttaacGTTGCAATACATGATGCTCTGTTTCTTCTAAATATGTTATATTCATATTGCTGCAAATTTTGCTAGTCTAAGAAGCTTGGAGGTCCTCAATTTAGGAGGCAATAATTTCAATGGTTCCTTGCCAAAATGTAAtggatttttctttattctctttacttcttcttcttcttctctctctctctttcccctAAAGTCTATGGTTGAATTAGCTTTGGGTGCATGTCTATATAATGGTCATGTTCAAATTACtctatttaataattttgtatttgatgagtttttttttttttaacaaatcctCACTTTGAAtacattatttaatatatatacagtTCATagtttagaaatatatattaagataatcaataattaaaaaaatattataccagagccttgtagctcaattgattGGTAGCTCCTAATATGTCTGACATCTAGAGTTCCAAACCTCCCTCCCCTCCTTGCTTttcaatatataattatatatattattcaacGTTGCAATATATAATGCTCTGTTGCTTCTAAATATGTTGTATTCATATTGCTACAGATCTTGCTAATCTAAGAAGCTTGGAGGTCCTTAATTTAGGAGGCAATAATTTCAATGGTTCCTTGCCAAAATGTAAGggatttttctttattctctttgcttcttcttcttctcctctctctctctctcccctaaACTCTATGGTTGAATTAGCTTTGGGTGCATGTCTATATAATGGTCATGTTCAAATTGCACtacttaataattttgtattttatgagtttttttttggataaatccACACTTTGaatacattattttatatatatatatatatatatagttcataatttagaaatatatattatgataatcaataattaaaaattttttatgccagagccttgtagctcaatcgATTGGTACCTCTTGATATGTCTATAGCATTTGGGGTTCCAAACCTCCCTCCCCTATTATAATTACAGAGTAATCAAAAATTATTTCATCAATTATTgatattgaaatataaaataataataaaatcatgcATAGAACATGCCTTTAATGATcacaaggaaaataaaattctaCTGGCATATATTTGGTGTATGTGTTAAGATTGTACATTTTAgtgagatttttaaaatattaatctaatTAAGTGTTATAAAATTGTGTAATACATATAACAAAGAGTAATATTAGATGTAATTCTCACATACATAATTTGAGCAGTGATTTTTCCACACCacaaatgattttctttttctatagaGATTGGGCAGCTTTGGGTAGGTTGGAGCTTTTAGATCTTAGTAACAATCACTTCACTGGAATTGTTCCTCCTTCCATAGGAGTATTGTTTTCTCTCAAATCTTTATCTTAATTTGAGCTGAAGAGATCTTAGTAACAATCTTTTTCTACAGGTTTATGTGGACTCAAAAGACTTGAAGAGTTAGATCTTAGTGAGAATTCTTTTGAAGGGACCCTTCCATCTTGCCTATACAATTTGACATCTCTTCAACAGTTAGATCTCTATGGGAATCAGTTCCGAGGAAACATTTCATCTTGGATAGTTGACCTTACATCCCTTAAGTATATTGATCTCAATTATAACCTTTTTGAGGGTTTATCATTCAGCTTATTTGCTAATCATTCCAAGCTTGAGTCATTTCAATTTAGTTGTTATAACGAGAAGGTTGATATAGAAACAGAAAATTCAGACTGGGTACCCTTATTTCAGTTGGAGTCTTTAGTGATATCTAACTGTTCTCTGAATAAGCTATCCCATCAACTTCCGACATTTCTCTTTCACCAGCATAGCTTGAGAGAACTTGATCTTTCACACAATGGGTTGAAAGGACCGTTTCCTGATTGGTTGTTTAGAAACAATACTAGGCTAGAATCTGCCATTCTTGACCATAACTCTTTCACCGGTCATTTTCATTTGCCGCTCTGTCTTAACTCTACTTATGTGATAGATGTGTCAAACAATCAGCTCAATGGAAAGCTTCAACGAAATATTGGGGAGATCCTACCAAATATTCAGTACCTACAGTTATTCAATAATTCTTTCACAGGTTCTCTCCCATCCTCATTTGGTAATATGAGTCTCTTGGACACACTCGACGTGTCCCTTAACAACTTCTCCGGAGAAGTACCAAAGGACTTATTTGTCGGTTGCTCCAGCCTGTCGATCTTGGTGTTATCCAATAATTATTTTGACGGCCATTTAGATTGGGTACCTTTATTTAACTTATCTGGgctatatattttaaacataaatCATAATCAGTTCTCCGGAGCTATTCCAAATGAATTACCCAATTTCGTGGATTTTTCTATCTTGGATGTTAGCAACAACAAAATGTCGGGTAGGATTCCTACTTGGATATGCAATTCAACATATTATGGTGGTATTCTCatgcaaaataataattttgaaggTCAAATTCCATGTGAAACAATTACATCTGAGTTTTTGGACCTTTCTCATAACCTCCTTGATGGATCTTTACCTTTGTGGTCAAGCACTCGGTTAAAACATTTACATTTGGAAGAGAACAACTTTTCAGGATCAATACCAGAACCATTTCTCAATATGTCGGAGCTTTGGACATTGGATATCAGCGATAATAAATTGTCAGGCAGCATTCCCAGTGCCATCAGTAAAACTTCCAACTTAAGAATTTTGTTGCTGGGAGGAAATCATTTGAGTGGCAATATTTCAACACAGTTATGTCAACTGACCAATATAACTTTAATGGATCTTTCAAGAAACTTATTTTTCGGGACAATACCTCATTGTTTTGGACACACACTGTCTTTTGGTATTTTTGAAGCACGATATTCGCAACGGGCATTTGGTATTTTCTTCAATGGTAGTCGCGATCCTGCGCCTTACGTAGCTGTTGAAATTAACTTTGTTACCAAATATAGGCTTAGCTCTTACAAGGGTGACATTCTTATGTACATGTCAGGTTTGGATTTATCCTGTAACAATCTGACAGGTGAAATCCCACTTGAACTTGGACAGCTACAAAGAATTCATGCACTAAACTTGTCTCACAATCAATTGACAGGTTCCATTCCAAAATCTTTCTCAGACTTGACTAATGTAGAGAGCTTGGATCTTTCTCACAATAGATTGAGTGGAGAAATTCCTCCACAATTGATTGAGCTTACCTTTTTGGAGGTGTTCAGTGTTGCTTATAACAACTTATCAGGTAGGACCCCAGATATGAAAGCCCAATTTGGAACTTTTGATGCAAGCAGCTATGATGGAAATCCATTTCTTTGTGGACTGCCATTGGAGAAAAATTGCACCGGGAGAGATGATTCTCCAACGCCAATGCATTCCTCAGATGTAAGTGATGAGAGATGGTACAAAGTTGATCAAACGGTGTTCTTCACTAGCTTTTCAGTCACTTACATCATGTTTTGCCTAGGAGTAATTACTGTTCTTTATATCAACACTCATTGGCGACTGTGGTACTACAATTTGGCTGAGGATTGCATGTATTCTTGTTATTTTTCTATTGCAATTTCTCTACGTAAGTTATCAGCCTATTTGTATAATTAGCTAAGGTTACTTCCTCAATATCTGGGAACTTTTATTGTAACGAATTTTATATCTATGTTGATGAATGATGGACTAAGAGCTTAAGAAGCAGAATCAATTGCACTGTTAAATTACTCTCTATAGAATTCATAATTGCCTAAACAGATTCTATTACAATTTTGTTACGGTCTAACAGCTATAAGTGAAAAGGCATTGTTTAACTTCATTAATACAATTATAAAATGTTGTCACATGCATCGTGAACTTTAACAGGTATATGTGAAACCATGCATGTTGTGTACATCAAGTGTCACGATATCATTTTGTTGTTTGACCATAGACCAATGGTCACTACTCACTGGCTGTGGAACAGTGCCATTTCTACGTAAATATTACGGTACATTCTAGTGCATTGTTGATGCGGATGATCACACTAGATATTACTATCATAGTTCTTTTAAGTACTTTTAAGTTAATTAAGGGTCAGTTTGGGAACaacatttttaactttttgctaaatagttcaAGCAGTTTATTTGTCATTGATCAATACACATGTTACGTTCCACAGGTTGATAGCTCATTTTAGCATTTGTGAACCTCTTTAACTAATCTtcttagtaaattaattaaacTCTTTGGGCTGTCTCTTAGATTATGTGTAGGAATCATTTATGGTCCggttggattgagggggagagagggaaaataGAGTAAAGCATagtaaatttgatttaaaattaatctattttcAGCCTACACTAaactactctactcccctccactctctctccttttccCCTCAATTTAAACGGGCCCatagtgtatgtttggatagcACGTTTAAGTGCtgcgtcttttttttttttttttttccagtcgCAACTGTTGACCGGTCttttgtgaacagtgcataaatgcactgtttacgggtctcacaaactccactttttatcaactttttcattaaaaataggtcccacggtactatttacacatttaaaaattattttgctacagtgttttcagttttcagtttcagcaaaataagttctatccaaacagacccttagtctACACCCTTATATATACTATGCTGAAAACTAATTCAAACCACTTGTAACTCTTGCTTGATCACAAGAAATTCCGGCTTCATGGCAAAATACATGAAATATGCCCCTACTAATTCCGTAGTGCTCCTCCTTAGTCACCCTTCCCGTTTGTGTATGAAGCGTGAGTTCATTtatcaacttttaaaaaatcatttttaaggtaagcaagaaatttttattcagtttctcaaccaaaataataataataataattcaacaACACCAACCGTGTCTGACAGGACACTAATACAGTCACCGCACTCCTAGGAATAAACAATAACAGTCTAATACTACAAAAGCATTATAAATTACAACAAAGTTTTTAAATAGAACGTTatatttaaagtaaaatatGCACAGATttcttattattgttatttatttatttttttttttaaaagtgtaaATTACACTCTAAAGTTTGaggatttttgaattttacatccttaaatttcagaatttagattttacctctTGAAGTTACATTCTATTTGCATTAGTAGCTCGTTTGTCCATATTTTAAGTTAAGTGACGCATAAATTGGCTGGTCATGCAAGTTTAATCCATCCAATAAAATAATGGCATGTGACATAATGAAAACTGAGGTGGTATTATTTTGTTGGATGAGCTAAACACATGTGGCAAGTTTATGTGACAATTAATAACATAAAGTATGGATAGAATGGCTACTAATGCAACGTAATCTCaggaggtaaaatccaaattccaaatcttcaAGTGTAAATTTTGAAGAACCCAAATTTTAGAGGTGTAGTTTGCACTATagtcatttttttcccctttactTCTCAATCATTTTTGTTGAGATGCAGTTCTTGTTCATTGAGTTATTAGTTGAGAGTTAAAATTGCAATGTGGAGTACGCTAAACAGCATGTCTCCATCGAAGTTTAAATTACACTAGCTCATGTGAATGTGGAAATTTAGAGATTCTCTTAGTTACCTAATGCACTCTCTTTACTCCATAGGATTATTGATTTCAACATCGTACTGCAAAAGATATAAAGAGTCTAATCAAAATATGAATGTGGATCGGTGTGCTTCAACGATCACCTCAATGTGGAAATTTAAGGCATCCATTGACTAACCCATATTATTTAGGACGTTTCTACcaagttgaagaaaaataaaaaaaaggatgtaAGCCTACGCGGTCTTTGTTGTTTTCAGGAATCGGAGTCCCTAATTTGAAAGTATATTTCCCAAGCAAAAGTTGCATAATTACGTTCTACTATATGCAAATAAGCAagtttctcaatatatatatatatatatatatatattatgcaaATAAGAAAAAGTTGCATAATTAGtcccatttttaatatatgctctttgaatttatattattaagtcaaCACCATGGTTATAAGGCCAGCCACCATCTCATTAGAGGGGATAAACCAAACTCGTATCTCACCCATCTCCACTATATATTGAATATAGTGATAATCAATGTGTTTGCCCATGTAAACATTTGCTCTAGTTTTTATTAACATGACAATAGACTTGTTGTCGCAAAACACACTAATCGTTCTGTTACGTATAACTAATTTTAAATTGTCGACAAAATCCATAATGTTCTAATTACCTGCTATATTGCACGATATGTATACTACATCCATCATATATTTCATACACAACTTTAGAAATGTATGTCCGCTTGTAGATTTTCAATCATCTATATCTCCTGTAAAATCTGCGATAATATATTCTAGTATTTCTAGATCACTTGAACCAAAACACAGTTTCTTTCCCTTAGTGCCTTGGAGATAACTAGCTATATCTGTTTAACTACCTACCAACGTGCTCAACGTGATTAGATTAATATCTATGTTAGAGTTgtatagttaaatgattaaatttaccatatataTCACAATAGTTTAAACTTGTGAAataatcagtaatttaacatggtattagagcaagAGATCCTGAGTTTGATTCTTATCTCTTTCACTCTACCTCCAATTTAAATTTTCACGTGCTAGACCTCACCTATTAAAAGGTAGTATTGGCCTATATGTGAGGGGAAAATCAGTTAAACAGTCTACTCACTGGTCTCATCACATGACAAGTATCTAGCATTGTCATAGTGTACATGAGGCTGCTTACAGCTTAGGCGCAGGGACATTTTTCATGAATCTCATCATCCTTAGTTCATTGGCTTATAGGAAATTTTTGAATTGTATTTTGTTTGGGTAGTGGTCCGGACCAAAtgaacacccccccccccctccccaatTCCGAATCGGTTCAAATTTTGACTACATTCCAACTGGAATTTCGTCAATCTGGACAAACATTGATTTCGAGCTGAAATTGTGAGTGGAAAAATCTAGAGTAAAGCGGTGGAACTAAATGGTGGGGCACGAAGGAAAGGGACTGAATCAAAAAAAGGATGAGTATAAATCAAAAATGAATCGATAAGAAGCAAGATGAGAATATTAGAGAGGggtaataaataataaaaatgaaaataaagtagaactgagatttgagaaagggaaaaaaatcaacatatacAAAGTAGAGCTATGTAAAGGATTTGACATTCATGTGGGAGggtgaaataaaaaaagagacagAAAATCTTAGAGattcaaacttttttacaaattgctgatgtggtgagtaattattggcgagtaaaaaagtgatgtacgTGGTGGGCTAGTTAAGAACCAATAAGAGCTTGCTACTTCAACCGTTTGTAAAAATTGTACATTAtagcagtaaaaaaaaaaaaaaaatgttacgttCATAAAATTTTCACTACAAATCATAAGTGATAAGTGATAAGTTATTATTGACACTAATAAGTACCcaaaactaaaattattatttttcccacTAATAACAttaaagtaataatttttccaACTAATAACATTAAAGTGTTTtggatataacatttctcttaatATATtacttcttttgtttatttattttttccttgtaTAACACATCAGATCACTTTAGAAAGTGTTTTAGACAGTTTtacattattaattttattttatttttatgtaatcaattaaatttttttagctttttagcttaATAATGACACAGCAgatcatttttattgttattatagcAAAAATGTTTCTGCTAAGATATTCTGTTAATGTAGTCAGTCTAGAACGAAATTCAAAACGTTTCTTATAGACAAAAAGGCTCAGTGTCCTATTTGCTACACATTTAGGATTGGCGGAGGTTGCTGGGCAATCCCGCCGGGTCCAATGAGTCTATTAAGTTGGAACTGtcgagggcttgggaaccctcaGACAGTTAATGCCTTGAGAAAGGTTATTAGGTTAGAAGATCCCAATTTGGTGTTCTTGATGGAAACTAAGTCGAATGAAGAGTGGGTAAAAATTGTACGTAATCAGTGTGGTTTTAAAGACAGTTTTATTGTTCCTAGTGATGGGTTAAAAGGGGGGTTAGCTTTATTTTGGAAATCTGATATCAAAGTGGATGTGCTGGATTCTTCGCTCTCTTTTATTGATGCGTTGATTGAGGTGGGTGAAAGAATTGGGTGTTGGCATTTGTCAGGCTTCTATGGTCACCTTGAGACTGCACTAAGGATGGAATCATGGAGATTGCTTAACTTTTTAAGGGATAGCTCACAATTGCCGTGGCTAGTGattggagattttaatgaaattagatGTCAAGCAGAAAAGGAGGGAGGGGCATCTAGGTCGGTTCAGCAAATGGCCAGGTTTAATGCTTCTATTAACTATTGTAGGCTGAAGGAGGTTGGTTTTGTAGGTCCTAAATTCACATGGCTATATCAGAAACGGGATGGCATTCAAATTAGGGAGAGGTTGGATAGGGCCTTAGCTTCTATAGATTGGCATTCTCTTTTCCCTAATGCTAAGCTTCATCATAAGTCCTCTTCTGCTTCTGATCATAATCCTCTTCTGCTGCATGTATTCTCCAAGAAAAAACACCTGAAACACAAGAAAATTTTTCGATTTGAGTCTATGTGGTTGAAGGATGAGAGATGTGAGAATGTGGTGACAAAGGCATGGGAGGAAGGGTTGTGCATGGCCTCGGATTTTCCTATCTTATCTTGCATGGAGTCATGCAGAAACAAATTGGAGGCTTGGAATGGGCATGAGTATGGGCATGTGGGAAAGAAGATTGCTTGCTTACAAAAACGTCTAGAATGGCTGGAGATGCAAGATTCATCACCTACAGTTATAAAAGACTTACGAGACACTAGAGTGGAATTGAATTGTTGGTTTGATAAGGAGGATGCAATGTGGAAACAGAGAGCACGGCTAAACTGGTTTCGGGAGGGAGACCGAAATACCCGTTTCTTTCATGCAAAGGCTTCAGCAAGGTTTCAAAAGAACTTAATTGAAGGGGTGTTAGATGCCGAAGATGTGTGGCAGGTTGATCAAGGGGAGATTGAGAAGGTGTTTATTGACTACTACTCTGAATTGTTCACTTCCTCAGCACCATCAGAGTTCACTGAAATTATGGAGGCTGTTCAACCTAGAGTCACCCAATCAATGAATTCCATGCTGGTGAAGGAATTCCAGGCAGGTGAAGTGCACAAAGTCTTGAAGCAGATGTATCCTTTAAAAGTCCCAGGTTCGGATGGTATGCCCCctctttttttccaaaaattttgggcTACTGTAGGTGGAGTAGTGACTAAGACAGTATTGGATTTCCTAAATTCGGGCATTACCccgccaaaatttaatgaaaccCATATTGTTTTGGTCCCTAAAACTACCTCACCTAAAAGAGTAACGGAGTATAGACCAATTAATCtttgtaatgttatttacaAACTGGCATCTAAAACTCTTGCCAACAGACTTAAAAAAATCCTCCCATCTATTATCAGTGACACTCAAAGTGCTTTCGTGAATGGTAGACTGATTACTGATAATGTTCTAGTAGCTTTTGAGGCAATGCACCAGATTAATTTGAAGAAATCAAGGGTTAAAGGTGAGATGGCTCTCAAGCTAGACATGAGCAAAgcctatgatagggtggaatggGCATGTTTAGAGAAGATAATGGAGAAATTGGGGTTTCACTCAAGATGGAGAAGCTTGATGATGCAATGCATCTCTTCTGTCACTTATGCAATCCGTATCAATGGTAAACCTAGTGGCCATATTATTCCTTCCAGAGGTCTTCGCCAAGGTGATCCACTTTCcccatatttatttttgatttgtgcTGAAGGTCTTTCtgctttaattaaaaaagcTACAGCTGATGGCTTGTTGGAAGGTGTATCTGTGTGTAGGGGTGGCCTTTGTctatctcatttattttttgcagatgacagtCTAATCTTCTGCAAAGCCACTGTTGAAGAATGTGTAGCCCTCCAGAAAGTACTGAGTACGTATGAGCAAGCCTCTGGCCAACAGTTGAACCGTGTCAAAACTTCTCTGTTTTTCAGTCCTAACACCGCAAAGGAGATCCAGGAGGAGATAAAGGTGAGGTTTGGGGCTCAAGTGATTAGGCAGCATGAAAAGTATCTGGGCCTCCCATCATTGGTgggaagaaataaaaagaatactTTCAAGGAAGTCAAGACAAAATTGGCTAAGAAATTGGCTGGTTGGAAGGAAAAGCTATTGTCTAAATCTGGAAAGGAAGTTCTGATAAAAGCGGTGGCCCAAGCTATTCCGACGTACATTATGAGCTGCTTTAAAATTCCTGATTCCCTTTGTGATGAGATGACGAGTATCATtaggaatttttggtgggggcaatGTAAGGAGGAACGGAAAATGGCATGGATCAGTTGGGAGAAACTTTGTGCCCCAAAGGCTTGTGGGGGTATGGGATTTAAGCAACTGAAGCAATTTAATTTGGCCATGTTGGCAAAACAAGGTTGGCGGCTCCAGACTGGGAATGATTCCTTATTGTATAAGGTATTTAAGGCCAAATATTTTCCGAGGTGTGAGTTTGTTGATGCAACTCTTGGAAAAAAATCCTTCATTTGCTTGGAGGAGTATTTTGGCAGCTCAAGCGATTATCCGGAATGGTAAAAGGTGGCAAGTGGGGAATGGGCATAGTATCATGATTTGGAAGGATAAATGGGTGCCTTCTCCCTCAAATTATAAGGTAGTATCTCCAATCTCAAACCTACCTGAGGACTCTCGAGTTGCAGCCCTTATAGACGAAGAAAAGGGTGCATGGAAAAATGAGGTGGTGCGGCAAACTTTCCTTCCTCATGAAGCTGATTTAATTTGTAGCATAGCTCTAAGTGTGAATCTGCCAGCGGATAAGCAGGCCTGGGCTTTAACGCACAATGGAATCTTTAGTGTC contains:
- the LOC126727576 gene encoding receptor-like protein 56 isoform X1, with translation MGRSLVKWLLWGLIVLVHLHGHRGCFEEERMGLLEIKEEFARSTPNATIRDYLSPSRRVYILPSWVDDYKSECCEWERVTCDSTTGHVTHLSLHNIWEFDTEGLYYYFIDTSELKDMVWFLNVSLFESLKELRSLNLSFNGIGGWIEHKVSESLLRLNKLESLDLDSNIFNQSIIQSLRLLTSLKSLNLSYNALEGSLPTKELSVFEDLEILDLSNNRLNGSETVQGSISLLRLKKLERLDLGSNGFKRSIIQSLRLLKSLKTLSLRYNNLEGSFPIEELSVFEDLEKLDLSNNELNGSLTIQDFKNLSKLSKLKHLDLRGNHFDEGILRSLGALSALTSLKLDNNEMEGPLYDQGNASLRSLEVLNLGGNNFNGSLPKYLANLRSLEVLNLGGNNFNGSLPKCLCGLKRLEELDLSENSFEGTLPSCLYNLTSLQQLDLYGNQFRGNISSWIVDLTSLKYIDLNYNLFEGLSFSLFANHSKLESFQFSCYNEKVDIETENSDWVPLFQLESLVISNCSLNKLSHQLPTFLFHQHSLRELDLSHNGLKGPFPDWLFRNNTRLESAILDHNSFTGHFHLPLCLNSTYVIDVSNNQLNGKLQRNIGEILPNIQYLQLFNNSFTGSLPSSFGNMSLLDTLDVSLNNFSGEVPKDLFVGCSSLSILVLSNNYFDGHLDWVPLFNLSGLYILNINHNQFSGAIPNELPNFVDFSILDVSNNKMSGRIPTWICNSTYYGGILMQNNNFEGQIPCETITSEFLDLSHNLLDGSLPLWSSTRLKHLHLEENNFSGSIPEPFLNMSELWTLDISDNKLSGSIPSAISKTSNLRILLLGGNHLSGNISTQLCQLTNITLMDLSRNLFFGTIPHCFGHTLSFGIFEARYSQRAFGIFFNGSRDPAPYVAVEINFVTKYRLSSYKGDILMYMSGLDLSCNNLTGEIPLELGQLQRIHALNLSHNQLTGSIPKSFSDLTNVESLDLSHNRLSGEIPPQLIELTFLEVFSVAYNNLSGRTPDMKAQFGTFDASSYDGNPFLCGLPLEKNCTGRDDSPTPMHSSDVSDERWYKVDQTVFFTSFSVTYIMFCLGVITVLYINTHWRLWYYNLAEDCMYSCYFSIAISLRKLSAYLYN
- the LOC126727576 gene encoding receptor-like protein 56 isoform X6; this encodes MGRSLVKWLLWGLIVLVHLHGHRGCFEEERMGLLEIKEEFARSTPNATIRDYLSPSRRVYILPSWVDDYKSECCEWERVTCDSTTGHVTHLSLHNIWEFDTEGLYYYFIDTSELKDMVWFLNVSLFESLKELRSLNLSFNGIGGWIEHKVSESLLRLNKLESLDLDSNIFNQSIIQSLRLLTSLKSLNLSYNALEGSLPTKELSVFEDLEILDLSNNRLNGSETVQDFKNLSKLSKLKHLDLRGNHFDEGILRSLGALSALTSLKLDNNEMEGPLYDQGNASLRSLEVLNLGGNNFNGSLPKYLANLRSLEVLNLGGNNFNGSLPKCLCGLKRLEELDLSENSFEGTLPSCLYNLTSLQQLDLYGNQFRGNISSWIVDLTSLKYIDLNYNLFEGLSFSLFANHSKLESFQFSCYNEKVDIETENSDWVPLFQLESLVISNCSLNKLSHQLPTFLFHQHSLRELDLSHNGLKGPFPDWLFRNNTRLESAILDHNSFTGHFHLPLCLNSTYVIDVSNNQLNGKLQRNIGEILPNIQYLQLFNNSFTGSLPSSFGNMSLLDTLDVSLNNFSGEVPKDLFVGCSSLSILVLSNNYFDGHLDWVPLFNLSGLYILNINHNQFSGAIPNELPNFVDFSILDVSNNKMSGRIPTWICNSTYYGGILMQNNNFEGQIPCETITSEFLDLSHNLLDGSLPLWSSTRLKHLHLEENNFSGSIPEPFLNMSELWTLDISDNKLSGSIPSAISKTSNLRILLLGGNHLSGNISTQLCQLTNITLMDLSRNLFFGTIPHCFGHTLSFGIFEARYSQRAFGIFFNGSRDPAPYVAVEINFVTKYRLSSYKGDILMYMSGLDLSCNNLTGEIPLELGQLQRIHALNLSHNQLTGSIPKSFSDLTNVESLDLSHNRLSGEIPPQLIELTFLEVFSVAYNNLSGRTPDMKAQFGTFDASSYDGNPFLCGLPLEKNCTGRDDSPTPMHSSDVSDERWYKVDQTVFFTSFSVTYIMFCLGVITVLYINTHWRLWYYNLAEDCMYSCYFSIAISLRKLSAYLYN